The proteins below are encoded in one region of Micromonospora sp. DSM 45708:
- a CDS encoding AAA family ATPase — protein MNDVDRSMPPAEVGRLARTVLDAVGTVVVGKREALELVLAGILAGGHVLLEDLPGLGKTLTARCFAQALGLDFRRLQFTPDLLPADVTGSFLYDQSSGDFSFRAGPLFTNLLLADEINRTPPKTQSALLEAMQEKQVSVEGVTYRLDEPFHVLATANPIEYEGTYPLPEAQLDRFLLRVSFGYPNHDEEWDVLRRRIARRREEAEITPVVDAATLRAMQAALEDVVVEDSIGRYIVALTAATREHPSVLVGASPRGSLALLLLSRVRAVLANRDYVVPEDVKAVAAPALAHRITLRPEMWLRRVDPSFVVGEVLESTPAPASGALPSYAAGR, from the coding sequence ATGAACGACGTGGACCGGAGCATGCCTCCCGCCGAGGTGGGCCGGCTCGCCCGGACCGTCCTGGACGCGGTCGGCACCGTCGTGGTCGGCAAGCGCGAGGCGCTGGAACTGGTGCTGGCCGGCATCCTGGCCGGTGGCCACGTGCTGCTGGAGGATCTGCCCGGCCTGGGCAAGACGCTCACCGCGCGGTGCTTCGCGCAGGCGCTCGGGCTGGACTTCCGCCGGCTCCAGTTCACCCCGGACCTGCTCCCCGCCGACGTCACCGGCTCGTTCCTGTACGACCAGAGCAGCGGCGACTTCTCGTTCCGGGCCGGGCCGCTCTTCACCAACCTGCTGCTCGCCGACGAGATCAACCGGACGCCGCCGAAGACCCAGTCGGCGCTGCTGGAGGCGATGCAGGAGAAGCAGGTCTCGGTGGAGGGCGTGACCTACCGCCTGGACGAGCCGTTCCACGTGCTGGCCACCGCCAACCCGATCGAGTACGAGGGCACCTACCCGCTGCCCGAGGCGCAACTCGACCGGTTCCTGCTGCGCGTCTCGTTCGGCTACCCGAACCACGACGAGGAGTGGGACGTGCTGCGCCGGCGTATCGCCCGTCGCCGCGAGGAGGCCGAGATCACGCCGGTGGTGGACGCCGCCACGCTGCGCGCCATGCAGGCCGCGCTGGAGGACGTGGTGGTCGAGGACTCGATCGGCCGGTACATCGTGGCGCTCACCGCGGCCACCCGGGAGCACCCCTCCGTGCTGGTCGGCGCGTCGCCGCGCGGTTCGCTGGCGCTGCTGCTGCTGTCCCGGGTACGGGCCGTGCTCGCCAACCGGGACTACGTGGTGCCGGAGGACGTCAAGGCGGTGGCGGCGCCCGCGCTGGCGCACCGGATCACGCTGCGTCCGGAGATGTGGCTGCGCCGGGTCGACCCGTCGTTCGTGGTCGGCGAGGTGCTCGAGTCGACGCCCGCCCCGGCCAGCGGCGCGCTGCCCAGCTACGCCGCCGGGCGCTGA
- a CDS encoding DUF4129 domain-containing protein, whose amino-acid sequence MDFGVLRRWWPVAAVAALLAVAAFAAGHSAIGASRIPPVSDTIPYVPEYPSPEAVRSIPVEPRDAGEATSGGVPDWLLTAVLVVSGAAVLVAVGYVLWNVVRGALRRTTRAVPARRVRRTAEGTAREVVAALDAGLEELDDRSTDPRTAVIACWVRLEEAAEDAGVPRQTGDTPTDLVSRLLRGDPGAGIPAIASADVLDGFARVYREARYATRDVDEHTRDQARAALRRLRGELTSVSAGEVGAP is encoded by the coding sequence ATGGACTTCGGCGTGCTGCGCAGGTGGTGGCCGGTCGCGGCGGTCGCGGCGCTGCTCGCGGTCGCCGCCTTCGCCGCCGGGCACTCCGCGATCGGGGCCAGCCGCATCCCGCCCGTGTCGGACACCATCCCGTACGTCCCGGAGTACCCGTCCCCGGAGGCGGTGCGCTCGATCCCGGTGGAACCCCGGGACGCGGGCGAGGCCACCTCGGGCGGAGTGCCGGACTGGCTGCTCACCGCCGTGCTGGTGGTGTCCGGTGCGGCGGTGCTGGTCGCCGTCGGCTACGTGCTCTGGAACGTGGTACGCGGCGCGCTGCGCCGGACCACCCGCGCGGTGCCGGCCCGGCGCGTCCGGCGTACCGCCGAGGGCACCGCCCGCGAGGTGGTGGCGGCCCTCGACGCCGGTCTGGAGGAGCTGGACGACCGCTCCACCGACCCACGGACCGCGGTGATCGCCTGTTGGGTGCGGCTGGAGGAGGCCGCCGAGGACGCCGGCGTGCCCCGGCAGACCGGCGACACCCCCACCGACCTGGTCAGCCGGCTGCTGCGCGGTGACCCCGGGGCCGGCATCCCGGCGATCGCCAGCGCCGACGTGCTGGACGGGTTCGCCCGCGTCTACCGGGAGGCCCGCTACGCCACCCGGGACGTCGACGAGCACACCCGTGACCAGGCGCGGGCGGCGCTGCGCCGGTTGCGCGGCGAGCTGACCAGCGTGTCGGCGGGGGAGGTCGGCGCTCCGTGA
- a CDS encoding uracil-DNA glycosylase, translating to MVARAARATDLADLDGAVSDCFACPRLVAWREEVARVKRAAFRDQDYWGRPVPGFGPPDARIAVLGLAPAAHGGNRTGRIFTGDRSGDVLFAALHRAGLANQPTSVAADDGLTLRDTRIFSAVRCAPPDNKPTPDERDTCAPWLHREVELIRPTLRVVVALGAFAWAAWWPVLRQVYGQRPPTPRPVFGHGAHWSGESVPALLGCYHVSQQNTFTGRLTPAMLDDVFTRAKHLSGVD from the coding sequence GTGGTCGCCCGCGCGGCGCGGGCGACCGACCTGGCCGACCTCGACGGCGCGGTCAGCGACTGCTTCGCCTGCCCCCGGCTGGTGGCGTGGCGCGAGGAGGTGGCCCGGGTCAAGCGGGCCGCGTTCCGCGACCAGGACTACTGGGGGCGGCCGGTGCCGGGTTTCGGGCCGCCGGACGCGCGGATCGCCGTGCTCGGTCTGGCGCCCGCCGCGCACGGCGGCAACCGCACCGGCCGGATCTTCACCGGGGACCGCTCCGGCGACGTGCTCTTCGCCGCGCTGCACCGCGCCGGGCTGGCCAACCAGCCCACCAGTGTGGCCGCCGACGACGGCCTCACGCTCCGCGACACCCGCATCTTCTCCGCCGTGCGTTGCGCGCCGCCGGACAACAAACCCACCCCGGACGAACGGGACACCTGCGCGCCGTGGCTGCACCGTGAGGTCGAGCTGATCCGTCCCACGCTGCGCGTGGTGGTCGCGCTGGGCGCGTTCGCCTGGGCCGCGTGGTGGCCGGTGCTCCGCCAGGTGTACGGACAGCGCCCGCCCACACCGCGACCCGTGTTCGGCCATGGGGCACACTGGTCCGGCGAGTCCGTGCCGGCGTTGCTCGGCTGCTATCACGTCAGCCAGCAGAACACGTTCACCGGCCGGCTCACGCCGGCGATGTTGGACGACGTGTTCACCCGGGCGAAGCACCTGTCCGGGGTGGACTGA
- a CDS encoding dienelactone hydrolase family protein, which translates to MGEMVSFTGNGGTSEGYLAIPSGGAASPAVIVIQDWWGLVPHVRAVVDRFAEAGFVALAPDFRHGGPAVKPTEPRQMLNSSQMAEAASDITAAAEYLASRAEVAGKVGCAGFCAGASLALWAGTASERIVATTAFYPRLPWDGMPAGAPDGDDWAGYAGKAALIHCSEADGLSAADGVQDVRRSIEAAGGTCQTFDYPGTAHAFFNEDRPEHFDQRAAATAWARTLELFRAKLG; encoded by the coding sequence ATGGGCGAGATGGTGAGCTTCACCGGCAACGGGGGGACGAGCGAGGGGTATCTCGCGATACCCTCCGGCGGTGCGGCCAGCCCGGCGGTCATCGTCATCCAGGACTGGTGGGGCCTGGTGCCCCACGTCCGGGCCGTGGTCGACCGCTTCGCCGAGGCCGGCTTCGTCGCCCTCGCGCCCGACTTCCGTCACGGTGGCCCCGCCGTCAAGCCGACCGAGCCCCGGCAGATGCTGAACAGCAGCCAGATGGCCGAGGCGGCCAGCGACATCACCGCCGCCGCCGAATACCTGGCCAGCCGCGCCGAGGTGGCCGGCAAGGTGGGCTGCGCCGGGTTCTGCGCGGGTGCCAGCCTGGCCCTGTGGGCCGGCACGGCCTCCGAGCGGATCGTCGCCACGACCGCCTTCTACCCGCGCCTGCCCTGGGACGGCATGCCCGCCGGTGCGCCGGACGGCGACGACTGGGCCGGCTACGCCGGGAAGGCCGCGCTCATCCACTGCTCCGAGGCGGACGGTCTCTCCGCCGCCGACGGGGTGCAGGACGTACGCCGGTCCATCGAGGCCGCCGGCGGCACCTGCCAGACGTTCGACTACCCGGGCACCGCGCACGCGTTCTTCAACGAGGACCGGCCGGAGCACTTCGACCAGCGGGCCGCCGCCACCGCGTGGGCCCGCACCCTGGAACTGTTCCGGGCGAAGCTTGGCTGA
- a CDS encoding HAAS signaling domain-containing protein — translation MTVTGQEITDYVDRVRAALADLPPALRDELTEDLPEHLAEVAAEGDGALVDRLGPPEAYARELRTAAGAEPGGRPARLHRFAAARDRAATQVRLLDRQLGPLLGHARVADFLRSLRPAWWLVRGWLAALLIGEMTRSGRAGLLPRLDDSLLGGLLLLTGAILASLWLGRRSAGFTGWPRRLHLVGTAVLVVFSFAVLADVHRNASEDGYADYREVAVDRRYDRIEDVFVYDQQGRLIRDAQLFDQNGVPIRLGWPNCLDASGAVPAPRNAYPYCPGLAPFGPPAPTPVPSAPPTDAGTSAPTALPSAPTGLPSAPAGLPSAPAATATPGAPEPTPTP, via the coding sequence ATGACCGTCACTGGGCAGGAGATCACGGACTACGTCGACCGGGTGCGGGCCGCGCTCGCCGACCTGCCGCCGGCACTCCGCGACGAGTTGACCGAGGACCTTCCGGAGCACCTCGCCGAGGTGGCCGCCGAGGGCGACGGCGCGCTCGTCGACCGGCTCGGCCCGCCCGAGGCGTACGCGCGGGAGTTGCGGACCGCGGCCGGCGCGGAGCCGGGCGGCCGACCGGCCCGCCTGCACCGGTTTGCCGCCGCGCGGGACCGCGCCGCCACCCAGGTCCGCCTGCTCGACCGTCAACTCGGCCCGCTGCTCGGGCACGCCCGGGTGGCGGACTTCCTGCGCTCGCTGCGCCCGGCCTGGTGGCTGGTGCGCGGCTGGCTGGCCGCGCTGCTGATCGGCGAGATGACGCGCAGCGGCCGGGCCGGCCTGCTGCCCCGGCTCGACGACAGCCTGCTGGGCGGCCTGCTGCTGCTCACCGGCGCGATCCTCGCGTCGCTGTGGCTCGGCCGTCGCTCCGCCGGCTTCACCGGATGGCCGCGCCGGCTGCACCTGGTGGGCACCGCCGTGCTGGTGGTCTTCTCGTTCGCGGTGCTCGCCGACGTGCACCGCAACGCCAGCGAGGACGGGTACGCCGACTACCGGGAGGTCGCGGTCGACCGGCGGTACGACCGGATCGAGGACGTCTTCGTCTACGACCAGCAGGGGCGGCTGATCCGCGACGCCCAGCTCTTCGACCAGAACGGCGTGCCGATCCGGCTCGGCTGGCCGAACTGCCTCGACGCGTCCGGCGCCGTGCCGGCACCGCGCAACGCCTACCCGTACTGCCCGGGACTGGCCCCGTTCGGCCCGCCGGCCCCGACGCCGGTGCCCTCCGCCCCGCCCACGGACGCCGGCACGTCCGCGCCGACCGCCCTCCCGTCCGCGCCGACCGGCCTCCCGTCCGCGCCGGCCGGCCTCCCGTCCGCGCCGGCGGCGACCGCCACGCCCGGCGCACCGGAGCCGACACCGACGCCCTGA
- a CDS encoding PadR family transcriptional regulator encodes MDTTQLLKGVLDLAVLAVLKDEDGYGYDILRRLRDAGLTEVGDASVYGTLRRLFAGGLLTTYVVPSESGPHRKYYALNAAGRDQLTRSGKTWRSFATTMDALLDDRGMAA; translated from the coding sequence GTGGATACGACGCAGCTCCTCAAGGGTGTCCTCGACCTGGCCGTGCTCGCCGTGCTCAAGGACGAGGACGGCTACGGCTACGACATCCTCCGCCGGTTACGCGACGCCGGCCTGACCGAGGTCGGCGACGCCTCGGTCTACGGCACGCTGCGGCGGCTCTTCGCGGGCGGCCTGCTGACCACCTACGTGGTGCCCAGCGAGTCCGGGCCGCACCGCAAGTACTACGCGTTGAACGCCGCCGGGCGGGATCAGCTCACCCGCTCCGGCAAGACCTGGCGCTCGTTCGCCACCACCATGGACGCACTGCTCGACGATCGGGGGATGGCGGCATGA
- a CDS encoding Ppx/GppA phosphatase family protein, giving the protein MGAIDCGTNSIRLLIADLPDPSAGEAAPLTDVSRRMEIVRLGQGVDRTGMLAPEAIERTRVALADYAAEIEKAGVERVRMCATSASRDASNAADFRAMVERTLGVPPEVVTGDEEARLSFTGAVRGLPADAEPPYLVVDIGGGSTEFVVGTRADGVRGAISVDIGCVRMTERHLHGDPPTPAETAAAEADIAAAVDRALAAVPGREAATLVGLAGSVTTVVALAQGLREYDPSRIHHARVPYQRVAEVTAYLLGATREQRLAEPVMHPGRADVIGAGALVLRVIMERAGMSSVVASEHDILDGIAWSLA; this is encoded by the coding sequence GTGGGGGCCATCGACTGCGGGACCAACTCGATCCGACTGCTGATCGCGGACCTTCCCGATCCCTCCGCCGGGGAGGCGGCGCCGCTGACCGACGTCAGCCGGCGGATGGAGATCGTGCGGCTGGGGCAGGGGGTCGACCGGACCGGCATGCTCGCGCCGGAGGCGATCGAGCGGACCCGGGTGGCGCTCGCCGACTACGCGGCGGAGATCGAGAAGGCCGGCGTCGAGCGGGTGCGCATGTGCGCCACCTCGGCGTCGCGCGACGCGTCGAACGCCGCCGACTTCCGGGCCATGGTCGAACGGACGCTCGGCGTACCGCCGGAGGTGGTGACCGGCGACGAGGAGGCCCGGCTGTCGTTCACCGGTGCGGTGCGCGGCCTGCCCGCCGACGCCGAGCCGCCGTACCTGGTGGTCGACATCGGCGGCGGCTCGACCGAGTTCGTGGTCGGCACCCGCGCCGACGGCGTACGCGGGGCGATCTCGGTGGACATCGGCTGCGTCCGGATGACCGAGCGGCACCTGCACGGCGATCCGCCGACGCCGGCGGAGACCGCCGCCGCCGAGGCGGACATCGCGGCGGCGGTGGACCGGGCGCTGGCCGCCGTCCCCGGCCGGGAGGCCGCCACGTTGGTCGGGCTCGCCGGTTCGGTCACCACAGTGGTCGCCCTGGCGCAGGGGCTCCGGGAGTACGACCCGAGCCGCATCCACCACGCCCGGGTCCCGTACCAGCGGGTCGCCGAGGTGACCGCCTACCTGCTCGGCGCCACCCGGGAGCAGCGGCTGGCCGAGCCGGTGATGCACCCGGGCCGGGCGGACGTGATCGGCGCGGGCGCACTGGTGCTGCGGGTGATCATGGAGCGGGCCGGCATGTCCTCGGTGGTCGCCTCCGAGCACGACATCCTCGACGGCATCGCCTGGAGCCTCGCCTAG
- a CDS encoding amino-acid N-acetyltransferase, whose amino-acid sequence MSTADEVVVRRARTADVRGIRRLVDTYTDDRRLLSKATVTLYEDVQEFRVAVTPDGTVVGCGALHVMWEDLAEIRTVAVDPSCRGHRIGHRIVGELIDAARELGVARIFVLTFETGFFGGFGFHEIDGAPVPQPVYEQLLRSYDEGVAEFLDLERVKPNTLGNTRMLLRL is encoded by the coding sequence GTGAGCACCGCCGACGAGGTTGTCGTCCGTCGGGCCCGGACCGCCGACGTGCGCGGCATCCGCCGGCTGGTGGACACCTACACCGACGACCGGCGGCTGCTCAGCAAGGCCACCGTGACGCTCTACGAGGACGTGCAGGAGTTCCGGGTGGCGGTGACGCCGGACGGCACGGTGGTCGGCTGCGGCGCGCTGCACGTCATGTGGGAGGACCTGGCCGAGATCCGCACGGTCGCGGTCGACCCGTCCTGCCGGGGGCACCGGATCGGCCACCGGATCGTCGGTGAGCTGATCGACGCGGCCCGCGAGCTGGGCGTCGCCCGGATCTTCGTGCTCACGTTCGAAACCGGCTTCTTCGGCGGCTTCGGCTTCCACGAGATCGACGGCGCCCCGGTGCCGCAGCCGGTCTACGAGCAGCTCCTCCGCTCCTACGACGAGGGTGTGGCCGAGTTCCTCGACCTGGAACGCGTCAAGCCCAACACCCTGGGCAACACCCGCATGCTGCTGCGCCTCTGA
- a CDS encoding DUF501 domain-containing protein — protein sequence MSVEPPQDPAADSVPPPERQPATEADLAAVAAQLGRPPRGTRAVAHRCPCGLPDVVETTPRLADGTPFPTLFYLTCPRATGACSRLESAGLMKEMADRLAGDPELAARYRAAHEDYLGRRDAIGEVPEIAGISAGGMPGRVKCLHVHLGHALAAGPGVNPFGDETLALVEKWWAAGPCVDVPEA from the coding sequence GTGAGCGTCGAACCACCGCAGGACCCGGCGGCGGACTCCGTACCCCCGCCGGAGCGCCAGCCGGCCACCGAGGCCGACCTGGCCGCGGTCGCCGCGCAGCTCGGACGCCCGCCGCGCGGCACCCGCGCGGTGGCCCACCGGTGTCCGTGCGGCCTGCCCGACGTGGTGGAGACGACGCCCCGGCTGGCCGACGGCACGCCGTTCCCGACGCTGTTCTACCTGACCTGCCCGCGGGCCACCGGGGCGTGCAGCCGGCTGGAGTCGGCCGGGCTGATGAAGGAGATGGCCGACCGGCTCGCCGGGGACCCGGAGCTGGCCGCCCGCTACCGGGCCGCGCACGAGGACTACCTGGGCCGCCGCGACGCGATCGGGGAGGTGCCGGAGATCGCCGGCATCTCGGCCGGCGGGATGCCCGGGCGGGTGAAGTGCCTGCACGTGCATCTCGGTCACGCGCTGGCCGCCGGCCCCGGGGTGAACCCGTTCGGCGACGAGACGCTGGCGTTGGTGGAGAAGTGGTGGGCCGCCGGCCCCTGCGTGGACGTGCCCGAGGCGTGA
- a CDS encoding FtsB family cell division protein, with product MQQRRTPGGQRPARRPGQAGRAGGARSTARDGGVRAQPRAAGRSPGASRVTEGVRAANRPGAARRSAAGGPVKRLTAPQPRRFTGRATVLFAVLIALALAYTYPVRVYLDQQTDIERMEASQAAQRAEIDRLTAEAAKWKDPEYVKTQARERFFMGKPGETLLVVLSDPDGAAKDAGKGAKPGAPKPPDPWYDTLWSSVQAANAERPDK from the coding sequence ATGCAGCAGCGCCGCACACCGGGCGGCCAGCGGCCCGCCCGCCGGCCGGGTCAGGCCGGCCGGGCGGGCGGTGCCCGGTCCACGGCCCGGGACGGCGGTGTCCGCGCCCAGCCGCGCGCCGCCGGCCGGTCGCCCGGCGCGTCCCGCGTCACCGAGGGCGTACGCGCCGCGAACCGTCCGGGCGCGGCCCGGCGCAGCGCGGCCGGCGGCCCCGTCAAGCGGCTCACCGCACCCCAACCCCGGCGCTTCACCGGTCGCGCCACCGTGCTGTTCGCGGTGCTGATCGCGCTCGCCCTGGCGTACACCTATCCGGTCCGGGTCTACCTCGACCAGCAGACCGACATCGAGCGGATGGAGGCGTCCCAGGCGGCGCAGCGGGCGGAGATCGACCGGCTCACCGCCGAGGCCGCCAAGTGGAAGGACCCGGAGTACGTCAAGACGCAGGCCCGGGAACGGTTCTTCATGGGCAAGCCGGGGGAGACGCTGCTGGTGGTGCTCTCCGACCCGGACGGGGCCGCCAAGGACGCCGGCAAGGGCGCGAAGCCGGGGGCGCCGAAGCCGCCCGACCCGTGGTACGACACGCTGTGGTCGAGCGTGCAGGCGGCGAACGCCGAGCGCCCCGACAAGTGA
- the eno gene encoding phosphopyruvate hydratase — MATIEGIVAREILDSRGNPTVEVEVGLDDGTIARAAVPSGASTGAFEAVELRDGDKDRYLGKGVEKAVANIEDRIVDQLIGYEASEQRLIDQKMIDIDGSDNKGELGANAILGVSLAVAKAAAGSAELSLFRYLGGPNAHLLPVPMMNILNGGAHADSNVDVQEFMIAPIGAPTFRDAVRSGAEVYHALKSVLKKKGLSTGLGDEGGFAPNLPTNAAALDLIAEAVEKAGYRLGTDIVFALDVAATEFFDNGSYTFEGSTKSAEEMSNYYTKLAGDYPIVSIEDPLAEDDWSGWATLTAALGDRIQIVGDDLFVTNPQRIARGIAERAANAVLVKVNQIGSLTETLDAVDLAHRAGFRCMMSHRSGETEDTTIADLAVATGCGQIKTGAPARSDRVAKYNQLLRIEEELADAARYAGAGAFPRYRSA, encoded by the coding sequence GTGGCAACCATCGAGGGAATTGTCGCCCGGGAGATCCTGGACTCGCGGGGCAACCCGACGGTCGAGGTCGAGGTCGGGCTCGACGACGGCACGATCGCCCGCGCCGCGGTGCCGTCCGGCGCCTCCACCGGCGCCTTCGAGGCGGTCGAGCTGCGCGACGGCGACAAGGACCGCTACCTGGGCAAGGGTGTCGAGAAGGCCGTCGCGAACATCGAGGACCGGATCGTCGACCAGCTCATCGGCTACGAGGCCAGCGAGCAGCGGCTGATCGACCAGAAGATGATCGACATCGACGGCTCGGACAACAAGGGCGAGCTGGGCGCGAACGCCATCCTCGGCGTCTCCCTGGCCGTGGCGAAGGCCGCCGCCGGCAGCGCCGAGCTGAGCCTCTTCCGCTACCTGGGCGGCCCCAACGCGCACCTGCTCCCGGTGCCGATGATGAACATCCTCAACGGTGGCGCGCACGCCGACTCGAACGTCGACGTCCAGGAGTTCATGATCGCGCCGATCGGCGCGCCGACGTTCCGGGACGCGGTCCGCTCCGGCGCCGAGGTCTACCACGCGCTCAAGTCGGTGCTGAAGAAGAAGGGCCTGTCGACCGGCCTGGGCGACGAGGGCGGCTTCGCCCCGAACCTGCCCACCAACGCCGCCGCGCTGGACCTGATCGCCGAGGCGGTGGAGAAGGCCGGCTACCGGCTCGGCACCGACATCGTCTTCGCGCTCGACGTGGCCGCCACCGAGTTCTTCGACAACGGCTCCTACACGTTCGAGGGCAGCACGAAGAGCGCCGAGGAGATGAGCAACTACTACACCAAGCTCGCCGGCGACTACCCGATCGTCTCCATCGAGGACCCGCTCGCCGAGGACGACTGGAGCGGCTGGGCCACGCTGACCGCCGCGCTGGGCGACCGGATCCAGATCGTCGGCGACGACCTGTTCGTGACCAACCCGCAGCGCATCGCCCGGGGCATCGCCGAGCGGGCCGCCAACGCGGTGCTGGTCAAGGTCAACCAGATCGGCTCGCTCACCGAGACGCTGGACGCCGTGGACCTGGCCCACCGGGCCGGCTTCCGGTGCATGATGAGCCACCGTTCCGGCGAGACCGAGGACACCACCATCGCCGACCTGGCGGTGGCCACCGGCTGCGGTCAGATCAAGACCGGTGCGCCGGCCCGCTCCGACCGGGTCGCCAAGTACAACCAGCTCCTGCGGATCGAGGAGGAGCTGGCCGACGCGGCGCGGTACGCCGGTGCCGGCGCGTTCCCGCGTTACCGTTCGGCCTGA
- a CDS encoding DUF885 domain-containing protein: MEAFGPLAERIVEALLESRPGLATSAGDHRYDDRLPDLSDDALAADRAMLKDAADALSEIDPDVLDTDESVDHALLSSLVDRGLFEATEIRSHEWDPLRHNPGPLLHALLARPYAPVEERLTHLVGRLSAVPDALATARATLRDMPRVHAETAVGQFAGAAALVRDEVPALLARLPALRDRVGPAATAAIAALDEFTAWLRAGLAADAGPGRDPRLGRRRWEARLWHTLDTELSAAEVQRRAWANLDRVTDEIRAAAVELVGGPADDETVRRALDLLAAEHPDDATIVDLASVTLDEAADFVRHHDLVSLVDDPCVIQEMPEFARGVAVAYCDSPGPLETADVPTFYCIAPTPADWPAQRVESFYREYNDHMIRNLTVHEAMPGHFLQLAHARRYAGPTRVRALTESGVFIEGWAVYTEELMAGLGFGGLPVRLQQLKMQLRMTINALLDQLVHCDDLPEADAMALMTGRGFQEEGEAAGKWRRALLTSTQLSTYFVGYSEMADIAAARPVGVSARDWHDAMLSHDCPPPRHLRTLLAV, translated from the coding sequence ATGGAAGCGTTTGGGCCGCTCGCGGAGCGGATCGTGGAGGCGTTGCTGGAGAGCCGGCCCGGGTTGGCCACCTCCGCCGGGGACCACCGCTACGACGACCGCCTGCCCGACCTCTCCGACGACGCGCTCGCCGCCGACCGGGCGATGCTCAAGGACGCGGCCGACGCGCTCTCCGAGATCGACCCCGACGTGCTCGACACCGACGAGAGCGTCGACCACGCGCTGCTCAGCAGCCTGGTCGACCGGGGGCTGTTCGAGGCCACCGAGATCCGCAGCCACGAGTGGGACCCGCTGCGGCACAATCCGGGTCCGCTGCTGCACGCGTTGCTGGCCCGTCCGTACGCCCCGGTCGAGGAGCGGCTGACCCACCTGGTGGGGCGCCTCTCCGCCGTACCGGATGCCCTGGCGACCGCGCGCGCGACGCTGCGGGACATGCCGCGGGTCCACGCCGAGACGGCGGTCGGGCAGTTCGCCGGCGCCGCCGCACTGGTCCGCGACGAGGTGCCGGCGCTGCTCGCCCGGTTGCCGGCGCTGCGCGACCGCGTGGGGCCGGCCGCCACCGCGGCGATCGCCGCGCTCGACGAGTTCACGGCGTGGCTGCGGGCCGGGCTGGCGGCCGACGCCGGGCCGGGGCGCGACCCCCGGCTGGGCCGGCGGCGCTGGGAGGCGCGGCTGTGGCACACGCTCGACACCGAGCTGAGCGCCGCCGAGGTGCAGCGCCGCGCCTGGGCCAACCTCGACCGGGTCACCGACGAGATCCGCGCGGCGGCCGTCGAGCTGGTCGGCGGTCCGGCCGACGACGAGACGGTACGCCGCGCGCTGGACCTGCTGGCCGCCGAGCACCCGGACGACGCCACCATCGTCGACCTCGCCTCGGTCACGCTCGACGAGGCCGCCGACTTCGTCCGCCACCACGACCTGGTCAGCCTCGTCGACGACCCGTGCGTGATCCAGGAGATGCCGGAGTTCGCGCGCGGTGTCGCGGTGGCCTACTGCGACTCCCCGGGCCCGTTGGAGACGGCCGACGTGCCGACGTTCTACTGCATCGCGCCCACCCCGGCGGACTGGCCGGCGCAGCGGGTCGAGTCGTTCTACCGGGAGTACAACGACCACATGATCCGCAACCTGACCGTGCACGAGGCGATGCCCGGTCACTTCCTCCAGCTCGCCCACGCCCGCCGGTACGCCGGCCCGACCCGGGTACGCGCGCTCACCGAGTCCGGCGTGTTCATCGAGGGCTGGGCGGTCTACACCGAGGAGCTGATGGCCGGGCTCGGCTTCGGCGGGCTGCCGGTGCGGTTGCAGCAGCTCAAGATGCAGCTCCGGATGACCATCAACGCGCTGCTCGACCAGCTCGTGCACTGCGACGACCTGCCGGAGGCCGACGCGATGGCGTTGATGACCGGGCGTGGCTTCCAGGAGGAGGGCGAGGCGGCCGGCAAGTGGCGGCGGGCGCTGCTCACCTCCACCCAGCTCTCCACCTACTTCGTCGGCTACAGCGAGATGGCGGACATCGCCGCCGCCCGACCGGTGGGCGTGTCGGCCCGTGACTGGCACGACGCGATGCTGTCGCACGACTGCCCGCCGCCGCGCCACCTGCGCACCCTGCTCGCCGTCTGA